In Promicromonospora sukumoe, the following proteins share a genomic window:
- a CDS encoding general stress protein, whose translation MSMSRPGAVPKVPTLPAGDEVAAYSTYLEAQKAVDYLSDNKFPVENVTIVGTDLRMVERVTGRLTYGRVALAGALSGAWFGFFVGLLLTLFSSTSGFQVMFAGIALGAGFGLLFSILSYAFTGGRRDFTSSSQIVAATYAILCAHDHASDARAMLVQSPSGLGKARGAASVGVPAATPQPAAPAGQAPGAAPTAPAAPAAPRTPDPRWVTPSGEPRYGAMRPGGGAGAGAGAGAAAPADAPVPPSDAPAAPDAQGAPVPPSDNPSDPPAEPGEPGEPKDRPAPHQGNPYAPPTDDQK comes from the coding sequence ATGAGCATGTCTCGCCCGGGTGCCGTCCCGAAGGTCCCGACCCTGCCGGCCGGTGACGAGGTTGCCGCGTACTCCACCTACCTGGAGGCGCAGAAAGCGGTCGACTACCTCTCCGACAACAAGTTCCCCGTCGAGAACGTCACCATCGTGGGCACCGACCTGCGCATGGTCGAGCGTGTCACCGGACGGCTCACGTACGGGCGGGTGGCGCTCGCGGGCGCCCTGTCCGGCGCGTGGTTCGGTTTCTTCGTCGGCCTGCTGCTGACGCTCTTCTCGTCCACCTCCGGGTTCCAGGTCATGTTCGCCGGTATCGCGCTCGGTGCCGGCTTCGGCCTGCTGTTCTCGATCCTGTCGTACGCGTTCACGGGCGGACGGCGCGACTTCACGTCGTCGTCGCAGATCGTGGCCGCGACGTACGCGATCCTCTGCGCCCACGACCACGCGAGCGACGCCCGGGCCATGCTGGTGCAGTCCCCGAGCGGGCTCGGCAAGGCGCGCGGTGCCGCCTCGGTCGGGGTCCCGGCCGCGACGCCGCAGCCCGCGGCCCCGGCCGGGCAGGCCCCTGGTGCCGCGCCGACGGCGCCCGCCGCGCCGGCCGCACCCCGGACGCCGGACCCGCGCTGGGTCACGCCGTCGGGCGAGCCGCGCTACGGCGCGATGCGGCCTGGCGGTGGTGCTGGTGCTGGTGCTGGTGCTGGTGCAGCGGCGCCGGCCGACGCGCCGGTCCCGCCGTCGGACGCCCCGGCTGCTCCCGACGCCCAGGGCGCTCCGGTCCCGCCGTCGGACAACCCGTCCGACCCGCCGGCCGAGCCAGGTGAGCCCGGCGAGCCGAAGGACCGCCCGGCGCCCCACCAGGGCAACCCGTACGCGCCGCCGACGGACGACCAGAAGTAG
- a CDS encoding MarC family protein, producing the protein MSWFDVALFTEVFVTLFVIMDPPGTVPVFLALTSRMTAQDRKRAARTAIFVAFGVIVVFALFGQLLLEHMGISLAALQASGGLLLLLVALELLMGKMDAGESDAGSGRNVALVPLATPLLAGPGTIVATMVFVQQGVNAGESAVGHYASIGVGIVAVCVCTWAAMRFAGVVHRVLKDSGVTLVTRIAGVLLAAIAVQMIANGVIEFVRTV; encoded by the coding sequence GTGAGCTGGTTCGACGTCGCGCTGTTCACCGAGGTGTTCGTGACGCTGTTCGTGATCATGGACCCGCCCGGGACGGTGCCGGTGTTCCTCGCGCTCACGTCGCGGATGACGGCGCAGGACCGCAAGCGGGCCGCGCGCACCGCGATCTTCGTGGCGTTCGGCGTGATCGTGGTGTTCGCGCTGTTCGGCCAGCTCCTGCTGGAGCACATGGGCATCTCGCTCGCGGCGCTCCAGGCGTCCGGCGGGCTGCTCCTGCTGCTCGTGGCGCTGGAGCTGCTGATGGGCAAGATGGACGCGGGCGAGTCCGACGCCGGCTCCGGCAGGAACGTGGCGCTGGTGCCGCTGGCGACGCCGCTGCTCGCCGGGCCGGGCACCATCGTCGCGACCATGGTGTTCGTGCAGCAGGGCGTGAACGCCGGGGAGTCGGCCGTGGGGCACTACGCGTCGATCGGCGTCGGCATCGTGGCGGTCTGCGTCTGCACCTGGGCCGCGATGCGGTTCGCCGGGGTGGTGCACCGGGTGCTGAAGGACTCCGGCGTCACGCTCGTGACCCGGATCGCGGGCGTGCTGCTCGCGGCGATCGCCGTGCAGATGATCGCGAACGGCGTCATCGAGTTCGTGCGGACGGTCTAG
- a CDS encoding aminopeptidase P family protein → MSEPTTTSQPDEQGTADRGSNRSHRPASTAFKNFVMSQWAPRAELGLTPSDAAPFTVARRSALSDRFSGARLVVPAGSLKPRSNDTDYRFRPHSAFAHLTGLGTDREPDAVLVLHPVEDGAGDAGSNHHAVLYVRPLAPRDNEEFYADARYGEFWVGARPSLADVEALTGIEARHIDELGDALAKDVGEGGVRLLVVTGADDAIEALVEELRLEAGETEDEQIVSDDVLVEATSELRLVKDEYEIQQMREAVARTIEGFEAVVRALPAAKEHRRGERVVETTFDGHARLEGNAVGYETIAASGEHATTLHWIRNDGEVRSGDVLLLDGGVEVDSLYTADVTRSLPVDGEYTDVQRKIYQAVLDAADAAFAVAKPGTKFRDIHAAAMEVIAARLEEWGFLPDGVTAAEALDEDGQQHRRWMVHGTSHHLGLDVHDCAQARRELYLDGTLEPGMVFTIEPGLYFKADDLAVPEEFRGIGVRIEDDVLVTEDGYENLSAALPRRPEDVEAWMASLR, encoded by the coding sequence ATGAGCGAGCCGACTACCACTTCGCAGCCTGACGAGCAGGGGACCGCGGACCGCGGCTCCAACCGTTCGCACCGTCCCGCCTCGACCGCGTTCAAGAACTTCGTGATGTCGCAGTGGGCCCCGCGCGCCGAGCTCGGCCTGACGCCGTCGGACGCCGCGCCGTTCACCGTCGCGCGCCGCTCCGCGCTCTCCGACCGGTTCTCCGGCGCGCGCCTCGTGGTCCCGGCGGGCTCGCTCAAGCCCCGGTCCAACGACACCGACTACCGGTTCCGGCCGCACTCGGCGTTCGCGCACCTCACGGGCCTGGGCACCGACCGCGAGCCCGACGCCGTGCTGGTGCTGCACCCCGTCGAGGACGGCGCCGGCGACGCCGGCTCGAACCACCACGCCGTGCTCTACGTGCGGCCGCTCGCCCCGCGGGACAACGAGGAGTTCTACGCCGACGCGCGCTACGGCGAGTTCTGGGTCGGCGCCCGCCCCTCGCTCGCGGACGTCGAGGCCCTGACCGGCATCGAGGCACGGCACATCGACGAGCTGGGCGACGCCCTGGCCAAGGACGTCGGCGAGGGCGGCGTGCGCCTGCTCGTCGTGACCGGCGCGGACGACGCGATCGAGGCCCTGGTCGAGGAGCTGCGCCTGGAGGCCGGCGAGACCGAGGACGAGCAGATCGTCTCGGACGACGTGCTCGTGGAGGCCACCTCCGAACTGCGCCTGGTCAAGGACGAGTACGAGATCCAGCAGATGCGCGAGGCCGTGGCCCGCACCATCGAGGGCTTCGAGGCGGTCGTCCGCGCGCTGCCCGCCGCGAAGGAGCACCGCCGCGGCGAGCGCGTCGTCGAGACCACGTTCGACGGGCACGCGCGGCTGGAGGGCAACGCCGTGGGCTACGAGACCATCGCGGCCTCGGGCGAGCACGCGACGACGCTGCACTGGATCCGGAACGACGGCGAGGTCCGGTCCGGCGACGTGCTGCTGCTCGACGGCGGCGTCGAGGTCGACTCGCTCTACACCGCCGACGTCACGCGCTCCCTGCCCGTCGACGGCGAGTACACCGACGTGCAGCGCAAGATCTACCAGGCGGTGCTGGACGCGGCCGACGCCGCGTTCGCCGTCGCGAAGCCGGGCACCAAGTTCCGCGACATCCACGCGGCGGCCATGGAGGTCATCGCCGCCCGCCTCGAGGAGTGGGGCTTCCTGCCCGACGGCGTCACCGCCGCCGAGGCGCTCGACGAGGACGGCCAGCAGCACCGCCGCTGGATGGTGCACGGCACGTCGCACCACCTGGGCCTGGACGTCCACGACTGCGCGCAGGCCCGCCGCGAGCTCTACCTCGACGGCACCCTGGAGCCGGGCATGGTGTTCACCATCGAGCCGGGCCTCTACTTCAAGGCCGACGACCTGGCCGTGCCCGAGGAGTTCCGCGGCATCGGCGTGCGCATCGAGGACGACGTGCTCGTGACCGAGGACGGTTACGAGAACCTCTCGGCGGCGCTCCCCCGCCGTCCGGAGGACGTCGAGGCCTGGATGGCGTCGCTGCGCTGA
- a CDS encoding alpha/beta fold hydrolase, with protein MSNNRETQPHSPVSVVFVHGMRASGAIWEHQIDHVRAAGHEAVAVDLPAHGSRRNDQFTMDGAFDAVDDAVASLPDGPVALVGLSLGGYTSLAWAARPGTTDRLVGVLAAGCTADPKGKPVRLYRDISRRVASAVYLSRRLRGRVVHPAVHRMQLAVEAMPFSPLHSAPGGADLRQLEIAPRQTAEMHRPTWDVVTDALTHLAGMSSIANVRAARVPLWFVNGAHDRMRMEEQRHLAAARDGALVVLPKAGHPVNTDAPNAFNRVLSRALADFGRAAWNTGGHERADYHFAA; from the coding sequence ATGAGCAACAATCGCGAGACCCAGCCCCATAGCCCTGTGAGCGTGGTCTTCGTGCACGGCATGCGCGCCTCCGGCGCGATCTGGGAGCACCAGATCGACCACGTACGCGCCGCCGGCCACGAGGCCGTCGCCGTCGACCTCCCTGCCCACGGCTCACGCCGCAACGACCAGTTCACCATGGACGGCGCCTTCGACGCCGTGGACGACGCCGTCGCGTCGCTCCCCGACGGCCCCGTCGCGCTCGTCGGCCTGTCCCTGGGCGGCTACACGTCCCTGGCCTGGGCCGCCCGGCCCGGCACCACCGACCGCCTCGTGGGCGTGCTGGCCGCGGGCTGCACGGCCGACCCCAAGGGCAAGCCCGTCCGTCTCTACCGCGACATCTCGCGGAGGGTGGCGAGCGCCGTCTACCTCTCCCGTCGCCTGCGCGGGCGCGTGGTCCACCCGGCCGTGCACCGGATGCAGCTCGCCGTGGAGGCGATGCCGTTCAGCCCGCTGCACAGCGCCCCCGGCGGCGCGGACCTGCGCCAGCTCGAGATCGCCCCCCGCCAGACCGCCGAGATGCACCGCCCCACCTGGGACGTCGTCACCGACGCGCTGACGCACCTCGCGGGCATGTCGTCGATCGCGAACGTGCGCGCCGCACGGGTCCCGCTCTGGTTCGTCAACGGCGCGCACGACAGGATGCGCATGGAGGAGCAGCGGCACCTCGCCGCGGCCCGCGACGGCGCGCTCGTCGTCCTGCCGAAGGCGGGGCACCCCGTCAACACCGATGCCCCCAACGCGTTCAACCGGGTGCTCTCCCGGGCGCTTGCCGACTTCGGGCGGGCTGCGTGGAACACTGGGGGGCATGAGCGAGCCGACTACCACTTCGCAGCCTGA
- a CDS encoding DUF3107 domain-containing protein — translation MDVTIGVQHLPREVVVETDQSADAVATAVKKALTGGPLELTDSRGRQVIIPGSAIGYVEIGSEEQRKVGFGAV, via the coding sequence GTGGACGTCACCATCGGTGTGCAGCACCTGCCGCGCGAGGTCGTGGTCGAGACGGACCAGAGCGCGGACGCCGTCGCGACGGCCGTCAAGAAGGCCCTGACCGGTGGCCCCCTCGAGCTCACCGACTCCCGCGGCCGTCAGGTGATCATCCCTGGCAGCGCCATCGGCTACGTCGAGATCGGCTCCGAGGAGCAGCGCAAGGTCGGCTTCGGCGCCGTCTGA
- a CDS encoding magnesium transporter MgtE N-terminal domain-containing protein, translated as MSASTRVFVARLAGTVVFDPIGDQVGRVRDVVVLVRAKGAPRAVGLVVEVPGRRRVFLPLTRVTSVDAGQVISTGLVNLRRFEQRAMESLVLGELLDRRVQLTDGSGEVTIEDVSIAQQRTGDWLVDQLFVRRRSARGSGPFRRGSTLTVPVDAVQDLTSRQADQGAARLLEAYQDMRAADLADVIRDLGTARRMEIAAALDDERLADVLEELPEDAQVSIVSGLDRDRAADVLEVMEPDDAADLLHELPQEQAAQLLNLMEPEEAADVRRLLEYAEDTAGGLMTTEPVILGADDTIATALAQIRRKELPPALASLVFVVRPPLETPTGRFLGVAHFQRLLREPPHAAVASMLDTETEWLTPDASVGQVTRLLAAYDLLALPVLDAQRRLLGVVTVDDVLDHILPDDWRGSDDERLEAIAAQSAPAARPGTSRPGQGRRGAARA; from the coding sequence GTGAGCGCCAGCACCAGGGTTTTTGTCGCACGTCTGGCCGGCACCGTCGTCTTCGACCCGATCGGGGACCAGGTGGGCCGGGTCCGGGACGTCGTCGTGCTGGTGCGAGCGAAGGGGGCGCCGCGCGCGGTGGGCCTGGTGGTCGAGGTCCCGGGCCGGCGCCGGGTGTTCCTGCCGCTGACCCGGGTGACGAGCGTGGACGCCGGCCAGGTGATCAGCACCGGCCTGGTGAACCTGCGGCGGTTCGAGCAGCGGGCCATGGAGTCGCTGGTGCTGGGCGAGCTGCTGGACCGCCGGGTGCAGCTCACGGACGGTTCGGGCGAGGTGACGATCGAGGACGTCTCGATCGCGCAGCAGCGCACGGGCGACTGGCTGGTCGACCAGCTCTTCGTGCGGCGGCGCTCGGCGCGCGGGTCGGGCCCGTTCCGCCGCGGCTCGACCCTGACGGTGCCGGTCGACGCCGTGCAGGACCTGACGAGCCGGCAGGCCGACCAGGGCGCCGCGCGGCTGCTGGAGGCGTACCAGGACATGCGGGCGGCCGACCTCGCGGACGTGATCCGGGACCTGGGTACGGCGCGCCGGATGGAGATCGCCGCCGCGCTCGACGACGAGCGCCTGGCCGACGTGCTGGAGGAGCTGCCGGAGGACGCCCAGGTGTCGATCGTGTCGGGCCTGGACCGGGACCGCGCGGCGGACGTGCTGGAGGTCATGGAGCCGGACGACGCGGCCGACCTGCTGCACGAGCTGCCCCAGGAGCAGGCCGCCCAGCTCCTGAACCTGATGGAGCCGGAGGAGGCGGCCGACGTCCGCCGTCTGCTGGAGTACGCCGAGGACACGGCGGGCGGTCTGATGACCACGGAGCCGGTGATCCTGGGCGCGGACGACACGATCGCGACGGCCCTGGCCCAGATCCGGCGGAAGGAGCTGCCGCCCGCGCTGGCCTCCCTGGTGTTCGTGGTGCGGCCGCCCCTGGAGACGCCGACGGGGCGGTTCCTCGGCGTCGCGCACTTCCAGCGGCTGCTGCGGGAGCCCCCGCACGCGGCCGTGGCCTCCATGCTGGACACGGAGACCGAGTGGCTCACCCCCGACGCGTCCGTGGGCCAGGTGACGCGGCTGCTCGCGGCCTACGACCTGCTCGCCCTGCCGGTGCTCGACGCGCAGCGCCGGCTGCTGGGCGTGGTCACGGTCGACGACGTGCTGGACCACATCCTCCCGGACGACTGGCGCGGCAGCGACGACGAACGCCTGGAGGCGATCGCCGCGCAGTCCGCCCCGGCGGCGCGTCCGGGCACGTCGCGCCCGGGCCAGGGCCGACGGGGGGCCGCTCGTGCCTGA
- a CDS encoding DUF1905 domain-containing protein, with the protein MQIEFAAPLWQWQVRTDSWWFVTVPPEHSDELADLPLPPRGFGSIRVRVTVGTTTWTTSVFPSDSNGGYVLPMKKKVREAEKLVPEKPVQVTLETIDV; encoded by the coding sequence GTGCAGATCGAGTTCGCCGCTCCCCTGTGGCAGTGGCAGGTGCGTACCGACTCCTGGTGGTTCGTGACCGTCCCGCCGGAGCACTCCGACGAGCTGGCCGACCTCCCGCTGCCCCCGCGCGGCTTCGGCTCGATCCGGGTGCGGGTCACGGTCGGGACGACCACCTGGACCACGTCCGTCTTCCCGAGCGACAGCAACGGCGGCTACGTGCTGCCGATGAAGAAGAAGGTGCGGGAGGCCGAGAAGCTCGTCCCGGAGAAGCCTGTCCAGGTCACCCTGGAGACGATCGACGTCTGA
- a CDS encoding DEAD/DEAH box helicase, producing MKAPVTTTENPAASAATVTPEPTIGTGPDYSSPSAIQAQNVTFADFGVRPEIVAALADSGITHPFPIQAMTLPVAMSGHDIIGQAKTGTGKTLGFGVPLLHRVVAPGEAGYDELVAPGKPQAVVVVPTRELAVQVANDLATASAKRSVRIVQVYGGRAYEPQIEAMKTGVDVVVGTPGRMIDLLNQGHLNLLRAATVVLDEADEMLDLGFLPDVEKILARTPAQRHTMLFSATMPGAVVSMARRYMKQPTHIRAAEPDDEGATVKNIKQVVYRAHALDKVEVLARLLQSEGRGRSIVFARTKRTAAKVAEELQTRGFAAGAIHGDLGQGAREQALRAFRNGKIDVLVATDVAARGIDVEDVTHVVNYQCPEDERTYLHRVGRTGRAGNTGTAVTFVDWDDVPRWSLIDKALDVGFPEPVETYSTSPHLFADLNIPEGTKGRLPRSAQHLAGLDAEELEDLGETGKRNSGSRPAGGRSGGGRSGAQRSGGRQGGSHGGSRSTSRPDGEAVTGSGDGAPADRPASGGDEDGQRRRRNRSRRRTRGGRPAEGTQSES from the coding sequence ATGAAGGCGCCAGTGACTACCACCGAGAACCCGGCCGCGAGTGCGGCCACTGTGACCCCCGAGCCGACCATCGGCACGGGTCCCGACTACTCCTCCCCGTCCGCCATCCAGGCGCAGAACGTGACGTTCGCGGACTTCGGCGTCCGCCCCGAGATCGTCGCCGCGCTGGCGGACTCCGGCATCACCCACCCGTTCCCGATCCAGGCCATGACGCTGCCCGTCGCGATGAGCGGGCACGACATCATCGGCCAGGCCAAGACCGGTACCGGCAAGACGCTCGGTTTCGGCGTCCCGCTGCTGCACCGCGTCGTGGCGCCGGGCGAGGCCGGCTACGACGAGCTCGTCGCCCCCGGCAAGCCGCAGGCCGTCGTCGTGGTGCCGACCCGCGAGCTCGCGGTCCAGGTCGCGAACGACCTGGCCACCGCGTCCGCCAAGCGGAGCGTCCGCATCGTGCAGGTCTACGGCGGCCGTGCCTACGAGCCGCAGATCGAGGCCATGAAGACCGGCGTCGACGTCGTGGTGGGCACGCCCGGCCGCATGATCGACCTGCTCAACCAGGGCCACCTCAACCTGCTGCGTGCGGCGACCGTGGTGCTCGACGAGGCCGACGAGATGCTCGACCTCGGGTTCCTGCCCGACGTCGAGAAGATCCTGGCCCGCACCCCCGCGCAGCGGCACACCATGCTGTTCAGCGCGACCATGCCGGGCGCCGTCGTCTCGATGGCCCGCCGCTACATGAAGCAGCCCACGCACATCCGCGCCGCCGAGCCGGACGACGAGGGCGCGACCGTCAAGAACATCAAGCAGGTCGTCTACCGGGCCCACGCCCTGGACAAGGTCGAGGTGCTGGCGCGTCTGCTCCAGTCCGAGGGCCGGGGCCGCAGCATCGTGTTCGCGCGCACCAAGCGCACCGCCGCCAAGGTCGCGGAGGAGCTGCAGACGCGTGGCTTCGCCGCCGGCGCCATCCACGGCGACCTGGGCCAGGGCGCCCGCGAGCAGGCGCTGCGCGCGTTCCGCAACGGCAAGATCGACGTGCTGGTCGCGACCGACGTCGCCGCCCGCGGCATCGACGTCGAGGACGTGACCCACGTGGTCAACTACCAGTGCCCCGAGGACGAGCGCACCTACCTGCACCGCGTCGGCCGCACCGGCCGCGCGGGCAACACGGGCACCGCCGTCACGTTCGTGGACTGGGACGACGTGCCGCGCTGGTCGCTCATCGACAAGGCGCTCGACGTCGGCTTCCCCGAGCCGGTCGAGACCTACTCCACGTCGCCGCACCTGTTCGCGGACCTGAACATCCCCGAGGGCACCAAGGGCCGCCTGCCGCGCTCCGCGCAGCACCTGGCCGGCCTGGACGCCGAGGAGCTCGAGGACCTGGGCGAGACGGGCAAGCGCAACAGCGGCTCCCGCCCGGCCGGCGGGCGTTCCGGCGGCGGCCGTTCGGGCGCTCAGCGCTCCGGCGGGCGCCAGGGCGGCTCGCACGGCGGGTCGCGCTCCACGTCCCGGCCCGACGGCGAGGCCGTGACCGGGTCGGGCGACGGCGCACCGGCCGACCGTCCGGCGTCGGGCGGCGACGAGGACGGCCAGCGCCGTCGTCGGAACCGCAGCCGCCGCCGCACGCGCGGCGGGCGCCCGGCCGAGGGAACTCAGTCCGAGTCCTGA
- a CDS encoding PHP domain-containing protein codes for MIDLHTHSTASDGTDSPARLVEVAAHAGIATLAITDHDTTSGWAEAAEAADRYQVGLVRGAEISAIARTPGWGTGVHLLAYLHDPTHPDLLAETERTRADRESRARRMVDLLAEDFPITWDDLLAQTKPGTTLGRPHLADALVAAGVVRDRDEAFATILRPGTKYYVGHYAPDAVAAVRAVRAAGGVPVLAHPGADARGKIVPDSTIEELAAAGLAGLEVDHRDHTPDTRRRLRDLAGALDLLVTGSSDFHGAGKQNLIGENTTAPEVLDAIADQGALAVLR; via the coding sequence GTGATCGACCTCCACACGCACTCCACCGCGTCCGACGGCACCGACTCGCCAGCGCGGCTGGTGGAGGTCGCCGCGCACGCCGGCATCGCCACGCTCGCCATCACCGACCACGACACGACGTCGGGCTGGGCCGAGGCCGCCGAGGCGGCGGACCGGTACCAGGTGGGTCTGGTACGCGGAGCCGAGATCTCGGCGATCGCCCGGACCCCGGGCTGGGGCACCGGCGTCCACCTCCTGGCCTACCTGCACGACCCCACCCACCCCGACCTGCTGGCGGAGACCGAGCGCACCCGCGCCGACCGCGAGTCGCGGGCCCGGCGCATGGTGGACCTGCTGGCCGAGGACTTCCCGATCACCTGGGACGACCTGCTCGCCCAGACCAAGCCCGGCACCACGCTGGGCCGCCCGCATCTCGCGGACGCGCTGGTGGCGGCGGGCGTCGTCCGCGACCGGGACGAGGCGTTCGCGACCATCCTGCGTCCGGGCACCAAGTACTACGTGGGCCACTACGCGCCCGACGCCGTCGCCGCGGTCCGCGCCGTCCGCGCCGCGGGCGGGGTGCCGGTGCTCGCGCACCCCGGCGCGGACGCGCGCGGCAAGATCGTCCCGGACTCGACGATCGAGGAGCTCGCCGCGGCGGGCCTCGCCGGGCTCGAGGTGGACCACCGCGACCACACGCCCGACACCCGCCGGCGCCTGCGGGACCTCGCCGGCGCGCTCGACCTGCTGGTGACGGGGTCGAGCGACTTCCACGGGGCGGGCAAGCAGAACCTGATCGGCGAGAACACCACCGCGCCCGAGGTCCTCGACGCCATCGCGGACCAGGGAGCCCTGGCGGTGCTCCGGTGA
- a CDS encoding DUF1003 domain-containing protein, which produces MPDRLDTPLAQRRSLVPRFRLDEDAVGKATEAIARFLGTPRFLIYLTVFCLLWLAWNIWAPEDLRFDSAANGFTALTLMLSLQASYAAPLILLAQNRQDDRDRVTAEQDRQRGERNLADTEYLAREMAALRIALSEVATRDFVRSEIRNLLEELDDKDRGQGSTSSWSTTRDSS; this is translated from the coding sequence GTGCCTGACCGTCTCGACACCCCGCTCGCGCAGCGGCGCAGCCTGGTCCCCCGCTTCCGGCTGGACGAGGACGCCGTCGGCAAGGCCACGGAGGCCATCGCCCGGTTCCTGGGCACGCCGCGGTTCCTCATCTACCTCACGGTGTTCTGCCTGCTCTGGCTCGCGTGGAACATCTGGGCCCCGGAGGACCTGCGGTTCGACAGCGCGGCCAACGGGTTCACGGCGCTCACCCTGATGCTGTCGCTGCAGGCCAGCTACGCCGCGCCGCTCATCCTGCTCGCGCAGAACCGGCAGGACGACCGCGACCGCGTCACGGCCGAGCAGGACCGGCAGCGCGGCGAGCGCAACCTCGCCGACACGGAGTACCTGGCGCGCGAGATGGCGGCGCTGCGGATCGCCCTGTCGGAGGTCGCGACCCGCGACTTCGTGCGCTCGGAGATCCGCAACCTGCTCGAGGAGCTCGACGACAAGGACCGCGGTCAGGGCTCCACGTCGTCGTGGAGCACCACGCGCGACAGCTCGTAG
- a CDS encoding DUF3152 domain-containing protein — translation MNRSPQDPRRAMAALGLCLALGLGGGVAVTMGTEPDASAAVVAGAVDDSLGVEAGDAIRNAYEAARSGNRVAPPAPELLLEADVGDPAAPLTSPSAPSAGKAAPPEPVRVDAPTPEPGSGLLGADIIVEPKLSGRLVVATGSRTAPAKGKVWRVQIAVERGLPVDPEVFAEAVLTTLNDPRGWNAADGSTFARTDTDEYDARVVLASPGTTDRLCLPLDTIGELSCGIQETAVLNFKRWATGSTAWNDVARYRQYLVNHEVGHVIGHHHDRCRGKGKHATVMVQQTTTTSGCVPEPWPAPDAGRE, via the coding sequence GTGAACAGGTCGCCCCAGGACCCTCGGCGCGCCATGGCCGCGCTCGGGCTCTGCCTCGCGCTCGGGCTGGGTGGGGGCGTCGCGGTGACCATGGGCACCGAGCCCGACGCGTCCGCCGCCGTCGTGGCCGGCGCGGTGGACGACAGCCTGGGCGTCGAGGCGGGCGACGCGATCCGGAACGCGTACGAGGCGGCCCGGTCGGGCAACCGCGTCGCGCCGCCGGCCCCGGAGCTGCTGCTGGAGGCCGACGTCGGAGACCCCGCCGCGCCCCTGACCTCACCGAGTGCGCCGTCCGCGGGGAAGGCCGCACCGCCGGAGCCGGTCCGGGTCGACGCGCCGACGCCGGAGCCCGGCTCCGGCCTGCTCGGCGCCGACATCATCGTCGAGCCGAAGCTGTCGGGCCGGCTCGTCGTGGCGACCGGGTCCCGGACGGCGCCCGCCAAGGGCAAGGTGTGGCGGGTCCAGATCGCGGTCGAGAGGGGCCTGCCGGTGGACCCGGAGGTCTTCGCCGAGGCCGTGCTGACGACGCTGAACGACCCGCGCGGCTGGAACGCCGCGGACGGGTCGACGTTCGCCCGGACGGACACCGACGAGTACGACGCCCGCGTGGTGCTCGCCAGCCCCGGCACGACGGACCGGCTCTGCCTCCCGCTGGACACCATCGGCGAGCTCTCGTGCGGCATCCAGGAGACCGCGGTGCTCAACTTCAAGCGCTGGGCCACGGGGTCCACGGCCTGGAACGACGTCGCGCGCTACCGGCAGTACCTGGTGAACCACGAGGTGGGGCACGTGATCGGCCACCACCACGACCGGTGCCGGGGCAAGGGGAAGCACGCGACGGTCATGGTGCAGCAGACCACCACGACGAGCGGGTGCGTCCCGGAGCCGTGGCCCGCCCCGGACGCGGGCCGGGAGTGA